One window from the genome of Eucalyptus grandis isolate ANBG69807.140 chromosome 7, ASM1654582v1, whole genome shotgun sequence encodes:
- the LOC104454388 gene encoding zonadhesin produces the protein MNRSFRAQESHMLGHRQQQMMREKEEDLALFLEMRKREKERNDLLLNNAEEFDAPLGSKPGTSPIFNIAPSAAPRKTATDDFLNSDSDKNDYDWLLTPPGTPLFPSLEMESQKTVMSQLGTPKARPTVLKSRLANSMVEPPARTNVTSRQQASSPGSTASGAGIRRPSSSGGPGSRPATPTSRPTLTMSSRASRPSTPTSRPTLSSSKSTVPAKSSVAATRPAGTSTKPAVSAAKQSAPARSSTPSRSTARSSTPTARPTVNPPKPASRAATPTRRPSTTSTGSTVSAPPAKAMSSTIAKSASTTSRNPVPSRGTSPTTKSRPWKPSEMPGFSLDAPPNLRTTLPERPLSATRGRPGAPSSRSSSIEPGPTTRPRRQSCSPSRGRPANGVLHTSGGSVPAVSRGHPKINDNVSPVLIGTKMVERVMNMRRLAPPKQDDKHSPRSNMSGRSASSPDSSGFGRTLSKKSLDMAIRHMDIRRSIPGNLRPLMTNIPASSMYSVRSGPTRSRTVSVSDSPLATSSNASSEVSVNNNGLCVEGNGLDDDITSDRDGHSPMRGRRL, from the exons ATGAATCGTAGCTTTAGGGCTCAGGAGTCCCATATGCTGGGGCACCGGCAGCAGCAGATGAtgagggagaaggaggaggatctCGCATTGTTCCTCGAGATGCGGAAGCGCGAGAAGGAGCGCAACGATCTCCTCCTCAACAATGCCGAAGAATTCGATGCTCCGTTAG GATCGAAGCCTGGTACTTCTCCCATATTCAACATTGCCCCTTCAGCGGCTCCACGTAAAACTGCCACTGATGACTTTCTTAACTCTGACAGTGATAAAAATGATTATGATTG GCTTCTGACACCACCTGGTACACCTCTTTTCCCTTCTCTGGAGATGGAATCACAAAAGACTGTTATGAGTCAGCTTGGTACTCCAAAAGCTCGCCCCACGGTGCTTAAATCACGA TTGGCGAATTCCATGGTGGAGCCACCTGCAAGAACCAATGTGACATCTAGACAACAAGCTTCCTCTCCTGGGTCAACTGCTTCGGGGGCAGGAATTCGCCGGCCCTCATCTTCAGGGGGTCCGGGATCGAGACCAGCAACACCAACTAGTCGGCCTACGCTTACAATGTCCTCTAGAGCCTCAAGACCTTCAACGCCAACCTCTCGCCCAACCTTGTCTTCAAGTAAATCAACAGTGCCTGCCAAGTCCTCTGTTGCTGCTACTAGGCCTGCAGGTACTTCGACCAAGCCTGCAGTTTCAGCTGCAAAGCAATCAGCTCCTGCCAGATCATCGACTCCATCAAGGTCAACAGCAAGATCTTCAACACCAACCGCCCGTCCCACTGTTAACCCACCAAAACCGGCATCAAGGGCAGCAACACCAACTCGCCGACCATCCACAACATCAACTGGTTCCACTGTATCTGCACCTCCTGCAAAAGCCATGTCCTCTACCATTGCAAAATCTGCTTCAACAACGTCAAGAAATCCAGTGCCTTCACGTGGAACTTCCCCTACAACGAAATCGAGACCATGGAAACCTTCAGAGATGCCGGGTTTCTCTCTTGATGCTCCTCCAAACTTGCGAACAACTCTCCCTGAAAGGCCGCTTTCAGCTACTAGGGGTAGGCCTGGGGCACCCAGTTCTCGATCGTCATCTATTGAGCCTGGTCCAACTACAAGACCACGAAGACAATCATGCTCACCATCAAGAGGGCGCCCTGCCAATGGTGTCCTTCATACAAGTGGAGGCTCTGTTCCTGCAGTGAGTCGTGGGCATCCTAAAATAAATGACAATGTGAGCCCTGTATTAATTGGAACGAAAATGGTGGAAAGGGTAATGAACATGCGGAGACTAGCACCACCCAAGCAAGATGATAAACATTCTCCTCGCAGTAACATGTCTGGGAGGTCGGCTTCTTCACCAGATAGCTCCGGCTTTGGCCGAACACTATCCAAGAAATCCTTGGATATGGCTATAAGGCACATG GACATAAGGCGGAGCATTCCCGGGAATTTGCGACCATTGATGACAAATATACCTGCTTCATCCATGTATAGCGTCAGATCTGGGCCTACAAGAAGTAGGACAGTTAGCGTGTCAGACTCTCCACTTGCGACAAGCAGCAATGCCAGCTCTGAAGTGAGTGTGAACAACAACGGTCTGTGCGTGGAGGGGAACGGACTGGATGATGATATTACCAGTGATCGGGATGGTCATTCGCCCATGCGTGGCAGGCGATTGTAG
- the LOC104454389 gene encoding phosphoinositide phospholipase C 2, protein MSRQTYRVCFCCRRSFKVTAPPVPGDVKDLFQRYSENGVMSVDQLQRFLIEVQKEGGASREDAQGIVDRLRDQGRFHIFHRKGLTLEDFFSYLFGEINPPLSPNLGVHHDMNAPLSHYYIYTGHNSYLTGNQLSSDCSDKPIVDALKKGVRVIELDIWPNSNKDDVHVLHGRTLTTPVELIKCLKSIKEHAFVASDYPVVITLEDHLTADLQAKVAEMVTQTFGDVLFSPGPECLKEFPSPESLKKRVIISTKPPKEYLQAKKPTEKEVDSQRGKAGDEEAWGKEVPDLREDILNDDKDDDDEEEDEVDDDEDDGVGGNKPQQKAAPEYKRLIAIHAGKPKGGLDEGLKVDPDKVRRLSLSEQQLEKAVVTHAKEIVRFTQRNILRIYPKGTRITSSNYNPLIGWSHGAQMVAFNMQGYGRSLWLMQGMFRANGGCGYIKKPDFLLKSGPLNDLFDPKSPLPVKTKLKVTVYMGEGWHHEFDSTHFDLYSPPDFYARVGIAGVRADRVMKKTKTLEDNWIPVWNEYFVFPLTVPELALLRIEVHEYDMSEKDDFGGQTCLPVSELRSGMRMVSLHDLKGEKYKFVKLLMRFEFLDPSTEE, encoded by the exons ATGTCGAGACAGACGTACAGAGTGTGCTTCTGCTGCCGCCGGAGTTTCAAGGTCACGGCGCCTCCTGTGCCCGGGGATGTCAAGGACCTCTTCCAGCGGTACTCCGAGAACGGGGTCATGTCCGTGGACCAGCTGCAGCGGTTCTTGATCGAGGTCCAGAAGGAGGGCGGGGCCAGCAGGGAGGACGCGCAGGGCATCGTCGATAGGCTCCGGGACCAGGGGCGTTTCCACATTTTCCACCGGAAGGGCCTCACCCTCGAGGACTTCTTTTCCTACTTGTTTGGCGAGATCAATCCTCCCCTGTCGCCGAATCTTGGG GTGCATCATGATATGAATGCTCCTCTCTCTCATTATTACATATATACTGGCCACAATTCCTACCTAACCGGCAATCAACTTAGCAGCGACTGCAGTGATAAACCTATTGTTGATGCCCTGAAGAAAGGGGTTAGAGTAATCGAATTGGATATTTGGCCAAATTCCAACAAGGATGATGTGCATGTTCTTCATGGAAG GACCTTGACTACTCCAGTGGAACTTATCAAATGTTTAAAATCTATTAAAGAGCATGCCTTTGTTGCATCTGACTACCCTGTTGTAATCACTTTGGAAGATCACCTTACTGCTGATCTTCAAGCTAAAGTTGCTGAG ATGGTCACTCAAACATTTGGAGATGTGCTGTTTTCACCCGGTCCAGAGTGCTTAAAGGAATTCCCCTCCCCCGAGTCACTGAAGAAAAGGGTTATTATATCCACTAAACCGCCAAAGGAGTACCTTCAGGCAAAAAAACCAACAGAGAAGGAAGTTGATTCACAGAGAGGGAAGGCAGGAGATGAAGAGGCTTGGGGAAAAGAAGTCCCAGACCTGAGAGAAGATATTTTAAATGACGACAAG gatgatgatgatgaagaagaggatgagGTTGATGATGACGAAGATGATGGTGTAGGTGGAAATAAGCCACAGCAAAAAGCAGCTCCAGAGTACAAGCGGCTGATCGCTATTCATGCTGGAAAGCCTAAAGGGGGATTAGATGAAGGTTTGAAGGTCGATCCCGACAAAGTTAGACGTCTGAGCTTAAGTGAGCAACAGCTTGAGAAAGCTGTTGTCACACATGCAAAAGAAATTGTCAG GTTCACCCAACGGAATATACTGAGAATTTATCCAAAGGGCACACGTATCACTTCTTCAAATTACAACCCACTTATTGGGTGGTCACATGGAGCTCAGATGGTTGCATTTAATATGCAG GGATATGGAAGATCACTTTGGTTGATGCAAGGGATGTTCAGAGCCAACGGTGGATGTGGCTATATTAAAAAACCAGATTTTTTGCTGAAGTCTGGTCCACTGAATGACCTCTTTGATCCAAAATCTCCTTTACCcgtgaaaacaaaattgaag GTGACTGTATATATGGGTGAGGGCTGGCATCATGAGTTCGATTCCACCCATTTCGATTTATATTCCCCTCCAGATTTTTATGCTAGG GTTGGAATTGCTGGAGTTCGTGCTGATAGAGtaatgaagaagacaaagacGCTTGAAGATAACTGGATCCCTGTTTGGAATGAGTATTTCGTGTTCCCGCTTACTGTCCCGGAACTTGCTTTACTCAGAATTGAAGTTCACGAGTACGACATGTCCGAGAAGGATGACTTTGGAGGTCAAACATGCCTGCCCGTCTCAGAACTAAGGAGCGGCATGAGAATGGTATCGCTCCATGATCTTAAAGGAGAGAAGTACAAATTTGTAAAGCTGCTCATGCGCTTTGAGTTTCTCGATCCATCGACTGAGGAATAA
- the LOC104455903 gene encoding probable LRR receptor-like serine/threonine-protein kinase At3g47570, with protein MLNIQFNRLGSGGSGDLKFLCSLTNITSLLVSSVAGNRFGGLLPRCIGNFSIAIKELYFGGNLIIGEIPREIGNLVNLEILAMEYNSFSGAILIDLGNLQNLAILSLSYNNLSGVIPSSLQKMKRLIKLLLPGNQFHGHIPSHLDNCSLMELDLSHNNLSGSIFPAIKSLIYLDLSNNHLSGALPVEVGQIGHLDTLNISGNMFSGEIPSTLGDCNALVVLVMKDNHFQGSIPQSISSLRSIEELDLSNNNLSSEIPKFLAAFDFLKFLNLSYNNFEGMLPTEGVFKNASATFIAGNNKICGGIPEFRRPKCVSGHSKGKGVVHKLKFLLSIIFGLLGVLLVLIFVYVCWLKKKKAQEPTSSSIAESWPNLSYGTLLKATNGFSSTNLIGVGSFGSVYQGILQESGTNVAVKVLNLMRHGAFKSFKSECEALKCIKHRNLLKILTVCSGIDYNGYDFKAFVYEFMVNGSLKEWLHPCPIPADVDGPLKILNLIQRIKITIDIAFALEYLHNQCHNTIVHCDLKPSNVLLDVEMVGHVGDFGLAKFILEPTSYTNTNISSAGLRGTIGYAAPEYGMGSGVSIEGDVYSYGILMLEMFTGISPTAEIFKENFNLHNFVEEALPKRVLAITDPILVQEVESNAGQSRKSTIQNCLLMIYKIGIACSVGVPRDRMSITDVTAQLCSIRDRLYAAGLGG; from the exons ATGTTGAACATTCAATTTAATCGCCTCGGAAGTGGGGGATCTGGTGACTTGAAATTCCTTTGCTCATTAACCAATATCACTAGCTTACTTGTCTCAAGTGTTGCTGGTAATAGATTCGGTGGGCTATTGCCGAGATGCATTGGTAATTTCTCCATTGCTATCAAAGAATTATATTTCGGAGGAAATCTTATCATTGGGGAGATTCCTAGAGAAATCGGCAATCTTGTGAACTTGGAGATCTTGGCAATGGAATACAACAGTTTTTCAGGTGCTATCCTGATTGATTTGGGTAATCTTCAAAATCTAGCAATTTTGAGTCTCTCCTATAACAATCTATCTGGGGTAATTCCATCATCTTTGCAGAAGATGAAGCGATTGATTAAATTACTTCTTCCCGGGAATCAATTTCACGGACACATACCTTCACATCTAGATAATTGTAGTCTAATGGAGCTCGATCTTTCTCACAACAATCTCAGTGGTTCCATATTCCCGGCGATTAAAAGTCTCATTTATTTAGATTTGTCTAACAACCATTTGAGCGGGGCCCTTCCGGTGGAAGTGGGGCAAATTGGCCATTTAGATACTTTGAACATCTCAGGCAATATGTTTAGTGGTGAAATTCCAAGCACTCTAGGCGATTGTAATGCATTGGTAGTATTAGTAATGAAGGATAATCACTTCCAAGGATCCATTCCTCAATCAATTAGCTCATTAAGAAGTATTGAGGAATTGGATCTTTCGAATAACAATCTCTCAAGTGAGATTCCGAAGTTCTTAGCGGCATTcgatttcttgaaatttctaaatttatcCTATAACAATTTTGAAGGCATGTTACCAACCGAAGGAGTCTTCAAGAATGCGAGTGCCACTTTTATTGCTGGAAACAACAAGATATGTGGAGGAATCCCAGAATTTCGGCGACCTAAATGCGTCTCCGGACACTCCAAGGGCAAAGGAGTAGTTCATAAATTGAAATTCTTGCTCTCTATTATTTTTGGGCTTCTTGGGGTGCTTCTTGTTCTCATTTTTGTGTATGTATgttggctgaagaagaagaaagcacaaGAACCAACTTCAAGTTCCATAGCTGAGAGCTGGCCAAACTTATCTTATGGAACTCTTCTCAAAGCAACTAATGGTTTTTCTTCAACTAATTTGATCGGTGTTGGTAGTTTTGGATCCGTTTACCAGGGAATACTCCAGGAGAGTGGGACTAATGTTGCCGTGAAGGTGCTTAATTTAATGCGCCATGGCGCTTTCAAGAGCTTCAAATCTGAGTGTGAGGCCCTAAAGTGTATCAAACACcgaaatcttttgaagataCTAACAGTATGCTCAGGTATTGATTATAACGGATATGACTTTAAGGCTTTTGTCTATGAGTTCATGGTGAATGGTAGCCTCAAAGAGTGGTTGCACCCATGTCCAATACCAGCTGATGTGGATGGGcccttaaaaattttgaatctcaTTCAAAGGATAAAGATTACCATCGACATTGCTTTTGCATTGGAATATCTTCATAACCAATGCCACAACACCATAGttcattgtgatctaaagccaAGCAATGTCCTTTTAGACGTAGAGATGGTTGGACATGTTGGTGACTTTGGATTGGCAAAATTCATCCTTGAACCCACTTCTTACACGAACACAAATATAAGCTCAGCTGGTTTGAGAGGAACAATTGGTTATGCTGCTCCAG AATATGGAATGGGAAGTGGGGTTTCCATTGAAGGGGATGTCTATAGTTATGGCATCCTCATGCTAGAAATGTTCACAGGAATTAGTCCGACAGCTGAgatattcaaagaaaatttcaacCTTCATAATTTTGTCGAGGAAGCTTTACCTAAACGAGTCCTAGCGATTACTGATCCCATTCTAGTTCAAGAAGTAGAGAGCAATGCAGGCCAAAGCAGAAAGAGTACAATCCAAAATTGTCTGCTGATGATCTACAAAATTGGGATTGCCTGCTCAGTTGGAGTCCCAAGAGATCGAATGAGCATCACAGATGTGACAGCTCAACTATGTTCGATTAGGGACAGACTTTACGCAGCTGGCTTAGGAGGATAG
- the LOC104454390 gene encoding probable DNA replication complex GINS protein PSF3, producing MGSYYDVDDIIAEEEPVSVVFQKPANGVGIDPSAEKNCVDQGSKVELPFWLANELCQRNAVSVLVPPCFDEKTRLEIQADPACVDLRSRSPYFYEFGCKLAPIVADRTLGFLLFSAFRSRYKDVLTKAHTASNVAAPKILSRLTKEEVNLYEAAQSSVAAFKKWRIGGRRFQPASVLGRKRRSEE from the exons ATGGGAAGTTATTATGACGTCGATGATATCATTGCCGAAGAAGAG CCGGTTTCAGTTGTATTCCAAAAGCCGGCAAATGGAGTTGGGATTGATCCTAGTGCAGAGAAAAATTGC GTTGACCAAGGATCAAAAGTAGAGCTGCCCTTCTGGCTTGCTAATGAGTTGTGCCAGAGAAATGCAGTGTCAGTACTTGTTCCGCCGTGTTTTGATGAAAA AACTAGACTGGAAATCCAGGCTGATCCTGCATGTGTGGATTTGAGATCTCGAAGTccatatttttatgaatttggcTGCAAGCTGGCCCCGAT TGTTGCTGATAGGACCCTTGGATTTCTGCTCTTCTCCGCATTTAGAAGCAGATATAAAGATGTACTGACTAAGGCACACACTGCATCGAATGTGGCAGCTCCAAAGATTCTTTCCCGACTTACTAAAGAAGAAGTCAATT TGTATGAGGCAGCTCAATCATCTGTGGCTGCCTTTAAGAAATGGCGTATAGGTGGCCGGAGGTTTCAGCCTGCATCTGTCCTAGGCAGGAAGAGGAGATCAGAGGAATAA